A part of Paenarthrobacter sp. A20 genomic DNA contains:
- a CDS encoding 5'-3' exonuclease H3TH domain-containing protein gives MSGSGMPRLMLLDTASLYFRAFYGIPDSIRRPDGTPVNAVRGLMDMIARLTTDYEATHVVACWDNDWRPQWRVDLIPGYKSHRVAEIVPDGPDVEVVPDPLEAQIPMIRHVLHLAGIAVVGVDEHEADDVVGTYASHAQIPTDVVTGDRDLFQLVDDDRGVRVIYTARGMKNLELVTDVVVVGKYRVLPQQYADFATLRGDASDGLPGVAGIGEKTAASLLGTHGSLEGLLEAAEDPDGGLSASIRAKLSAAADYLKVAPAVVNVVRDLKVPTLEDVGAELRPVTGAARAELEQLATDWNLGGAVKRLLDALDRVR, from the coding sequence ATGTCAGGATCAGGTATGCCCCGACTGATGCTGCTGGACACTGCTTCCCTGTACTTCCGTGCCTTCTACGGCATCCCCGATTCGATACGCCGCCCCGACGGAACGCCGGTTAACGCTGTCCGGGGATTGATGGACATGATCGCCCGCCTCACCACCGACTATGAAGCAACACATGTCGTCGCCTGCTGGGACAACGATTGGCGGCCGCAATGGCGCGTGGATCTGATCCCTGGCTACAAGTCGCACAGGGTAGCGGAGATCGTTCCGGACGGTCCCGACGTCGAGGTCGTCCCGGACCCGCTGGAGGCCCAAATTCCGATGATCCGGCACGTGCTGCACCTCGCCGGGATAGCCGTCGTGGGTGTCGATGAGCATGAGGCCGACGACGTCGTTGGCACCTACGCGAGCCACGCGCAGATCCCTACGGATGTCGTCACCGGCGACCGCGACCTTTTCCAGCTCGTTGATGACGACCGCGGGGTCCGGGTTATCTACACCGCCCGCGGCATGAAGAACCTGGAGCTCGTCACCGATGTCGTCGTTGTGGGCAAATACCGGGTCCTGCCCCAGCAGTACGCCGATTTCGCCACCCTGCGCGGCGATGCTTCCGACGGCCTGCCCGGTGTTGCCGGGATCGGCGAAAAGACGGCGGCCTCCTTGCTCGGCACCCACGGCTCACTGGAAGGCTTGCTTGAAGCGGCAGAGGACCCCGACGGCGGGTTGTCCGCTTCCATACGCGCCAAACTGTCGGCCGCGGCCGACTACCTTAAGGTGGCGCCCGCCGTCGTGAACGTTGTGCGCGACCTCAAGGTACCGACGCTGGAAGACGTGGGAGCTGAGCTGCGTCCCGTCACCGGCGCAGCGCGCGCCGAACTTGAACAGTTGGCTACGGACTGGAACCTGGGTGGTGCGGTCAAGCGGCTGCTGGACGCTTTGGACCGGGTTCGCTGA
- a CDS encoding Clp protease N-terminal domain-containing protein, giving the protein MSKTKRITLGVAAGALALGAGLGATSMATAATTPSPSATSSADATAPSDRGGKPGGHGHGRDGGQIAAQLASKLGVDEAKVTDALKAFREANKPATPPAEGTEGTKPDRTAQDAALAKSLAEALGVDEAKVTTALEEIRAEGQAERAAALKTRLDKAVTDGKLTQAEADAVTKAVEAGVIGGGGR; this is encoded by the coding sequence ATGTCGAAAACCAAGAGAATTACGTTGGGAGTGGCGGCCGGAGCCCTGGCATTGGGTGCAGGACTTGGTGCAACGAGCATGGCAACTGCGGCCACCACGCCATCGCCCAGCGCCACTTCCTCTGCGGATGCGACAGCTCCGTCAGACCGCGGTGGTAAACCGGGCGGGCATGGCCACGGACGCGACGGTGGACAGATTGCGGCGCAGTTGGCCAGCAAGTTGGGTGTGGACGAGGCCAAGGTCACCGATGCCTTGAAGGCATTCCGTGAGGCGAACAAGCCCGCTACGCCACCCGCCGAAGGTACCGAAGGCACCAAACCGGACCGCACGGCCCAGGACGCAGCCCTGGCGAAGTCGCTGGCCGAAGCCTTGGGTGTGGACGAGGCCAAGGTCACCACGGCGTTGGAGGAAATCCGTGCCGAAGGTCAAGCGGAGCGTGCTGCTGCGCTGAAGACCAGGCTGGACAAGGCAGTCACAGACGGCAAGCTCACACAAGCTGAGGCTGATGCCGTGACCAAGGCTGTCGAGGCCGGGGTCATCGGTGGAGGCGGCCGCTGA
- a CDS encoding acyl-CoA desaturase, whose product MAPERTSDESLPDRGATRTVNSYVTLLKSVRSAGLLKRRRGFYITVFVILMAAWTGTWSGFLLLRDTWFQLLIAAVMGVVLTQFAFLAHEAAHHQVFKSKGMNEWSARLVGTGLVGISYSMWAQKHTRHHNFPNVIDKDPDIHTGTIAFHPQAASTRRGVMVQVTRRQGWLLFPLLFFLGVSLHVDSLKYLLHQRKVDHRWVEIPVLLLRLLAVPILVFSMLPLGMAFAFLGVQLGVFGFYMGASFAPNHKGMPILPTSSRTDFLNRQVLTARNISGGWFMDTLMGGLNRQIEHHLFPDMPRPYLHRASGMVKACCDELGIPYTETGLAASYVIVVRYLDDVGLFAGEPFECPVVDQFRPR is encoded by the coding sequence ATGGCACCAGAACGTACGTCCGATGAATCTTTGCCGGACCGGGGTGCCACCCGGACCGTCAACAGCTACGTGACACTCCTGAAGTCCGTGCGCAGCGCCGGATTGCTGAAACGCCGCAGGGGTTTCTACATCACTGTTTTTGTGATCCTGATGGCTGCTTGGACCGGGACCTGGAGCGGCTTCCTGTTGCTGCGGGACACCTGGTTCCAGCTGCTCATCGCGGCGGTAATGGGTGTGGTCCTGACCCAGTTCGCGTTCCTGGCCCATGAAGCCGCCCATCATCAGGTTTTCAAGTCTAAGGGAATGAATGAGTGGTCCGCCCGGCTGGTTGGTACCGGATTGGTGGGCATCAGCTACTCGATGTGGGCACAGAAGCACACGCGTCACCACAATTTCCCCAACGTGATCGACAAGGACCCGGACATCCATACCGGCACCATCGCTTTTCACCCCCAAGCGGCCAGTACCCGGCGGGGCGTCATGGTGCAGGTCACCCGCCGACAGGGCTGGCTGTTGTTTCCGCTGTTGTTCTTCCTGGGTGTGAGCCTGCACGTTGATTCGTTGAAGTACCTGTTGCACCAACGAAAAGTTGACCACCGCTGGGTGGAGATCCCCGTCCTCTTGCTGCGCTTGCTGGCTGTGCCCATCCTGGTCTTCTCCATGCTTCCGTTAGGCATGGCCTTCGCCTTCCTAGGCGTCCAGCTGGGTGTCTTCGGTTTCTACATGGGCGCGTCCTTCGCCCCGAACCATAAAGGCATGCCCATCCTGCCCACGTCCAGCAGAACGGACTTCCTCAACCGCCAAGTACTCACCGCCCGGAACATCTCCGGAGGATGGTTCATGGACACGCTGATGGGTGGGCTGAACCGCCAGATCGAACACCATCTCTTCCCGGACATGCCTCGTCCCTACCTTCATCGCGCGTCCGGGATGGTCAAGGCATGCTGTGATGAGTTAGGTATTCCCTACACCGAAACCGGCCTCGCAGCGTCCTACGTGATCGTGGTGAGATATCTGGATGACGTCGGCTTGTTCGCCGGAGAACCCTTCGAGTGCCCGGTCGTTGACCAATTCCGTCCCCGGTGA
- a CDS encoding YciI family protein — MAKYMLIMRADDASYAKFENIDFNEILDAMGQFNDELIRAGVLLAAEGLEDPKEGVVVDFTGETPVVTDGPYGETKELFGGYYILDVASKQEAIEWAKRAPMTEGTKTEIRRVASIDEFPQDNKWIQKERAWREQTGQL; from the coding sequence ATGGCTAAATACATGTTGATCATGAGGGCAGACGACGCTTCGTACGCCAAGTTCGAGAACATCGATTTCAACGAGATCCTTGACGCCATGGGGCAATTCAACGACGAACTGATCCGCGCCGGTGTCCTCCTGGCTGCGGAGGGCCTGGAGGATCCAAAAGAGGGTGTCGTGGTCGACTTTACGGGGGAGACCCCCGTTGTCACGGATGGCCCCTACGGCGAAACCAAGGAGCTCTTTGGCGGCTATTACATTCTGGACGTCGCCTCCAAGCAGGAAGCCATCGAGTGGGCCAAGCGGGCACCCATGACCGAAGGGACCAAGACCGAAATCCGGCGCGTCGCTAGCATTGACGAGTTTCCGCAGGACAACAAATGGATCCAAAAGGAACGTGCATGGCGCGAGCAGACGGGCCAGCTCTAA
- a CDS encoding RNA polymerase sigma factor produces MGSNEARAAVEAVWRSESARIVGALARYSGDFTFAEDLAQEAVAEALVSWSVNGVPAEPAGWLLTAGRRRAIDSFRRRSARDEKYALLARDLSEEEPGVDTLFNPDSIDDDVLALMFISCHPVLSKESRIALTLRVVGGMGTEEIAKAFLAPVPTIQARITRAKKTLAAAHIPFAVPEADEIAERLGSVLQVVYLIFTEGSFATTGDSWMRTELASEARRLARVLVRLAPEPEVFSMLALMELTAARFPARLDSAGKPVLLEDQDRRRWDQSAIRRGRAALSTAVGAGRGLGAYGLQASIAECHAVARTAADTDWQRIVILYEALGRLAPSPVIELNRAVAVAMAIGPTAGLQLVDALANRGDLHGSHLVPTVRGELLTRLGRFGEAKGALAEALALCSNAAERTALELKIADLAGK; encoded by the coding sequence GTGGGCAGCAACGAGGCAAGGGCCGCCGTCGAAGCGGTGTGGCGTAGTGAATCCGCACGCATCGTCGGCGCCCTTGCGCGCTATTCGGGCGATTTCACTTTTGCCGAAGACCTCGCCCAGGAAGCCGTCGCGGAAGCACTGGTGTCGTGGTCTGTCAACGGCGTCCCCGCAGAACCGGCAGGGTGGCTCCTGACTGCCGGGCGGCGCCGGGCGATCGATTCCTTTCGCCGGCGTTCTGCCCGGGACGAAAAGTACGCCCTGCTTGCCCGCGACCTCTCCGAGGAGGAACCGGGCGTGGACACGCTGTTCAACCCGGACTCGATTGACGACGACGTACTCGCATTGATGTTTATCTCTTGCCATCCGGTGTTGTCCAAGGAATCGAGGATCGCTTTGACGCTCCGCGTGGTCGGCGGCATGGGCACGGAGGAAATTGCCAAAGCGTTCCTTGCACCCGTTCCAACCATCCAAGCCCGCATCACCCGCGCCAAGAAAACCCTGGCGGCGGCGCACATTCCGTTTGCGGTGCCCGAGGCAGACGAAATTGCCGAGCGGCTTGGCTCCGTGCTGCAGGTGGTCTATCTGATTTTCACGGAGGGATCGTTCGCCACCACCGGTGACTCGTGGATGCGGACGGAATTGGCCAGTGAAGCACGGCGACTGGCCCGTGTGTTGGTTCGACTGGCACCGGAACCCGAGGTATTTAGCATGCTTGCGCTCATGGAACTCACTGCTGCCCGGTTTCCTGCGAGGCTCGACTCAGCCGGGAAGCCGGTCCTTCTGGAAGACCAGGACCGACGCCGTTGGGACCAGTCCGCGATTCGTCGAGGCAGGGCAGCGCTCTCGACGGCGGTCGGCGCCGGCCGCGGTCTCGGCGCCTATGGATTGCAGGCGTCGATTGCTGAATGCCACGCGGTGGCTCGAACCGCAGCGGACACGGACTGGCAACGGATTGTGATCTTGTACGAAGCACTAGGACGCTTGGCACCATCTCCGGTTATTGAATTGAATCGCGCCGTTGCGGTGGCCATGGCTATAGGGCCAACAGCCGGGCTGCAGTTGGTGGATGCCCTGGCGAACCGCGGGGATCTGCACGGGTCTCACCTGGTCCCGACCGTTCGTGGCGAACTCCTCACCAGGCTCGGCCGATTCGGGGAAGCAAAAGGGGCCTTGGCGGAGGCACTGGCCTTGTGCTCCAACGCTGCCGAACGAACAGCACTGGAGCTCAAGATCGCTGACTTGGCAGGCAAATAG
- a CDS encoding HNH endonuclease signature motif containing protein, whose product MGIIGQIVARRASSPRASGLPRQRSLRAESGTARLAAFKVATAAAPAPDTSRGAGLPGAGLPGGGLLRNEPVAGSSEPGTAELMSTAPLGFLHGPPPRLGSAEVAPGLITALLECAALLDSARLSASDEASLLGFVEAADFAGKVEEISRSVEYLQIVAAHAVERSRAEAQQTKPGSSAAAPEWRTGWTETPEEPTSGTGATVPEATVPDSTVPDSTVSAGEARSTNALSVDGARSKASVVDDGYRNAAEFLRARLRIGIGEARRRLALAAEVLPQKSMTGQEIPARREVLAKALGSALVPSRSATIISTALNKVRHLTDEDTITRMEHALTTTATETDPDFVTTMTKRWADRIDHDGPEPSEEILHQLQGAFLRRRRRHGLHHLEIFATDEQIETLTTTMNAATNPRLQNTSNSNSTSTGTSTSTSTITSTDTGHSPDNGTGTSPDLDRRTRAQKLLDGLTGACALAMTTGKLPSNGGLRPQLTVTIDHRDLLEQLNGTGHHQPGTRTQTGTATGIGTGTATGIGTGTDCLNTGTATFTGPIHPNTIRKIACDADIIPVLLGSDSRVLDIGRTTRIFPPHIRKAITARDQGCAFPDCTMPPPWCEAHHTTYWSHGGTTGTENGTLLCSHHHHLIHKEQWRIDMTTGVPWFIPPPHIDPQQTPRRNHHHTPHRT is encoded by the coding sequence ATGGGAATTATCGGGCAGATCGTGGCACGGCGGGCAAGTTCACCCCGCGCCAGTGGGCTGCCGCGTCAACGGTCCCTGAGGGCTGAAAGTGGCACCGCGCGTCTCGCGGCTTTCAAAGTCGCGACGGCGGCAGCTCCCGCCCCGGATACCTCCCGGGGCGCTGGACTGCCTGGCGCTGGACTGCCTGGCGGTGGGCTGCTTCGGAATGAACCGGTGGCCGGTTCGTCGGAGCCCGGAACCGCTGAGTTGATGTCCACGGCGCCACTTGGGTTCCTCCATGGTCCTCCCCCGCGGTTGGGTTCCGCCGAGGTTGCTCCTGGACTCATCACGGCGCTGCTTGAGTGCGCTGCACTTCTGGACTCCGCACGCTTGTCCGCCTCGGATGAGGCTTCCCTGTTGGGGTTTGTTGAGGCTGCTGACTTTGCCGGCAAGGTCGAAGAGATTTCCCGATCGGTGGAGTACTTACAGATCGTCGCAGCCCACGCGGTGGAACGGTCCCGGGCGGAAGCACAGCAAACGAAGCCGGGGTCCTCAGCAGCAGCGCCGGAATGGCGGACCGGCTGGACGGAAACACCCGAAGAGCCAACGAGTGGCACGGGCGCAACGGTTCCGGAGGCAACAGTTCCGGATTCAACGGTTCCGGATTCAACAGTTTCCGCTGGTGAAGCACGTTCCACCAACGCACTGTCCGTGGATGGGGCCAGGTCCAAGGCCAGTGTTGTGGATGACGGGTACCGGAACGCGGCAGAGTTCCTGCGGGCCCGGTTGCGGATCGGCATCGGTGAGGCCCGGCGACGGCTCGCCCTCGCCGCCGAGGTCCTCCCCCAAAAGAGCATGACCGGGCAGGAAATCCCGGCCCGCCGCGAAGTCCTCGCCAAGGCCCTCGGATCGGCTTTGGTGCCGTCCCGGTCCGCGACCATCATCAGCACCGCCCTGAACAAAGTCCGGCACCTCACCGACGAAGACACCATCACCCGGATGGAACACGCCCTGACCACCACCGCCACCGAAACCGACCCGGACTTCGTCACCACAATGACCAAACGCTGGGCCGACAGGATCGACCACGACGGCCCCGAACCCTCCGAAGAAATCCTCCACCAACTCCAAGGCGCGTTCCTCCGCCGCCGACGCCGCCACGGACTCCACCACCTCGAAATCTTCGCCACCGACGAACAAATCGAAACCCTCACCACCACCATGAACGCCGCCACCAACCCACGACTCCAGAACACCAGCAACAGCAACAGCACCAGCACCGGCACCAGCACCAGCACCAGCACCATAACCAGCACCGATACCGGGCACAGCCCAGACAACGGCACAGGCACCAGCCCGGACCTGGACCGCCGCACCCGGGCACAGAAACTCCTCGACGGCCTCACCGGCGCCTGCGCCCTCGCCATGACCACCGGGAAACTACCCTCCAACGGCGGACTCCGCCCCCAACTCACCGTCACCATCGACCACCGCGACCTCCTCGAACAACTCAACGGCACCGGCCACCACCAGCCCGGCACCAGGACACAAACCGGCACAGCCACAGGCATAGGAACCGGCACCGCCACAGGCATAGGAACAGGCACCGATTGCTTGAACACAGGCACCGCCACGTTCACCGGCCCGATCCACCCGAACACCATCCGCAAAATAGCCTGCGACGCCGACATCATCCCCGTCCTGCTCGGCAGCGACTCCCGCGTCCTGGACATCGGCCGCACTACCCGGATCTTCCCACCCCACATCCGCAAAGCCATCACCGCCCGCGACCAAGGCTGCGCCTTCCCCGACTGCACCATGCCCCCACCCTGGTGCGAAGCCCACCACACCACCTACTGGTCCCACGGCGGCACCACCGGAACAGAAAACGGCACCCTGCTCTGCAGCCACCACCACCACCTCATCCACAAAGAACAATGGAGGATCGACATGACAACCGGGGTCCCCTGGTTCATCCCCCCACCCCACATCGACCCCCAACAAACACCCCGACGCAACCACCACCACACACCCCACAGAACATAG
- a CDS encoding DapH/DapD/GlmU-related protein, producing the protein MNAPHHLSYDYSPWTFWTSASDVERGAQHEYQKVFAERAGVTIGERAFLSPLASVDPDALSIGADSFIAAHAYVTGTITIGNDCTVNAFTVVRGNVTMGSGVRIGAHTSILGFNHSMDPSEPVFKQPLTSKGIQLGDDVWIGSNVVVLDGVTVGSHAVLAAGAVVTKDVPEWSIVGGNPARRIRDRRETASAGPSGAGESAFDDGLLARLAAFADAARADAPAILSRNWTSAAGGSYVDRPGAAPTVRAHCDAVEIADMLLGCAPLELSREEHISRLQNLQDPLTGLVPELGFDPQGSDGGLRFGSGPATYHVLSVGYAVDLLGSRFLYPVHAVAEMDPAGLVASLEALPWRQEAWASGAWVDAWGTAACWNLAQRHPNSPGSVEAMFGWLLTHVNPGAGTWGTPTADTRLKVVNGYYRLTRGTFAQFGLPVPNVERLVDTVLEHSKDPRYFAPGRQNACNVLDVVHPLWLASKQTMHRRDEVNAWAATQLKQALAWWHPGEGIAFSAAPESGRQHLPTLQGTEMWLAIIWYLADLLCSAEALGYRPRGVHRPEAAFQLPTL; encoded by the coding sequence GTGAATGCCCCTCACCACCTCAGCTACGACTACTCCCCTTGGACGTTCTGGACTTCCGCATCGGATGTGGAGCGCGGGGCACAGCACGAGTATCAGAAGGTCTTCGCGGAACGGGCCGGAGTCACTATCGGTGAACGGGCATTCCTTTCGCCCCTTGCCAGCGTCGATCCCGATGCCCTCTCCATCGGCGCCGACTCGTTTATTGCTGCTCACGCATATGTCACCGGCACCATCACCATCGGCAACGACTGCACCGTCAATGCCTTCACCGTGGTTCGAGGCAACGTCACCATGGGCAGCGGCGTGCGGATAGGTGCCCATACGTCCATCCTTGGCTTCAACCATTCGATGGATCCGTCCGAACCAGTCTTCAAGCAACCACTGACCAGTAAAGGCATCCAGCTTGGGGACGACGTCTGGATCGGCTCCAACGTTGTGGTCCTTGATGGAGTTACCGTCGGATCCCATGCTGTCCTGGCCGCCGGTGCCGTGGTCACCAAGGATGTTCCGGAATGGTCGATTGTTGGAGGGAACCCGGCCCGCCGGATCCGGGATAGGCGGGAGACCGCTTCAGCTGGACCATCCGGTGCCGGGGAGTCTGCGTTCGACGACGGGTTGTTGGCCAGGTTGGCGGCCTTCGCCGATGCAGCACGCGCTGACGCTCCTGCGATTCTTTCGAGGAACTGGACGTCTGCCGCCGGTGGCAGTTATGTGGACCGGCCTGGCGCGGCGCCGACCGTTAGGGCGCACTGCGATGCAGTTGAAATAGCGGATATGCTTCTGGGTTGTGCCCCGTTGGAACTGTCGCGTGAGGAGCACATATCGCGGCTTCAGAATCTCCAGGATCCATTGACAGGCCTGGTTCCGGAACTGGGTTTTGATCCACAGGGTTCCGATGGCGGACTTCGGTTCGGTTCCGGCCCTGCCACGTACCACGTCCTATCCGTGGGATACGCAGTGGATCTTCTGGGCAGCCGGTTCCTTTACCCGGTGCATGCCGTGGCAGAGATGGACCCGGCTGGGTTGGTGGCGTCCCTGGAGGCCCTGCCTTGGCGTCAGGAAGCCTGGGCTTCCGGCGCGTGGGTGGACGCTTGGGGAACTGCCGCCTGTTGGAACCTCGCCCAAAGGCATCCGAACTCCCCTGGTTCAGTTGAGGCGATGTTCGGCTGGCTGTTGACGCACGTCAATCCTGGGGCCGGTACATGGGGTACCCCCACGGCCGACACCCGGTTGAAAGTAGTGAACGGATATTACCGCCTCACCCGTGGCACGTTTGCCCAGTTCGGCTTGCCGGTCCCCAACGTTGAGCGCCTGGTGGATACCGTCCTTGAGCACTCCAAGGACCCACGATATTTCGCTCCCGGCCGGCAGAACGCGTGCAACGTCCTGGACGTTGTCCATCCTTTATGGCTTGCGTCGAAGCAGACGATGCACCGCCGGGATGAGGTGAATGCATGGGCTGCGACCCAGCTGAAGCAGGCCCTTGCCTGGTGGCATCCGGGCGAGGGAATTGCCTTCAGCGCCGCGCCGGAGAGCGGCAGGCAGCATCTGCCAACCCTTCAAGGAACCGAGATGTGGCTGGCCATCATCTGGTATCTCGCGGACCTTCTCTGTAGCGCCGAAGCTTTGGGATACCGGCCCCGTGGCGTGCATCGACCTGAAGCCGCATTCCAGCTGCCGACACTCTAG
- a CDS encoding cupin domain-containing protein, whose amino-acid sequence MDIFPKTISTKGPAELFTGDVYFDVIAKGEAPSQLRVNLVRFAPCSRTAWHTHAAGQTLHVTDGVCLVQARGGEVKVVQEGQTIYTPPGEWHWHGAAPDHFMSHLAMWETTGVADGSETTWGELVSDEEYGYPG is encoded by the coding sequence ATGGACATCTTCCCCAAGACCATCAGCACCAAAGGACCCGCAGAACTCTTCACCGGTGATGTCTACTTTGACGTCATCGCCAAGGGTGAAGCTCCCTCGCAGCTGCGGGTCAATCTCGTCCGCTTCGCACCGTGTTCCCGCACCGCATGGCACACCCATGCCGCTGGGCAAACACTGCACGTCACTGACGGGGTTTGCTTGGTTCAGGCCCGCGGCGGCGAGGTAAAGGTGGTCCAGGAGGGCCAAACCATCTACACACCTCCAGGCGAGTGGCACTGGCACGGCGCTGCCCCTGACCACTTCATGAGCCACTTGGCCATGTGGGAAACCACCGGGGTTGCTGATGGTTCCGAGACGACCTGGGGCGAGTTGGTCAGCGACGAGGAGTATGGCTACCCGGGGTGA
- a CDS encoding helix-turn-helix transcriptional regulator, whose product MDNRTETRDFLATRRAKITPERAGLAAYGGNRRVPGLRRGEVAMLAGVSVEYYTRLERGNLSGVSESVLESLANALQLDDAERAHLYDLARAASDGGRSRRRPIRKQAIRPGVQLTLDAITGSPAFIRNGRLDLLATNALGRALYSDIYDSPAGPPNHARFLFLDPRSHDFYTDWERAANDTVAIMRTEAGKDPYDRGLSDLVGELSTRSEEFRVRWASHNVRQHYTGKKHFRHRIVGDLHLLYEALDLSADAGLTLTVYNAEPGTGTADALQLLASWAATTLEIPRESAPARNIHNQ is encoded by the coding sequence ATGGACAACCGGACTGAGACGCGCGACTTTCTTGCTACCCGGCGGGCGAAAATCACCCCCGAACGGGCTGGGCTGGCAGCCTATGGTGGCAACCGCCGTGTCCCGGGCCTTCGTCGCGGGGAGGTGGCCATGCTCGCCGGAGTGAGTGTTGAGTATTACACCCGATTGGAGCGCGGAAATCTCTCCGGTGTCTCGGAAAGCGTACTGGAGTCCCTGGCCAACGCACTGCAGCTTGACGACGCCGAACGCGCCCACCTTTACGACCTCGCACGAGCGGCGAGCGACGGCGGCAGGTCTCGTCGTCGTCCGATCCGAAAGCAGGCCATCCGGCCAGGCGTGCAACTTACCCTGGATGCAATCACCGGATCGCCCGCGTTCATCCGCAACGGGCGCCTGGATTTGCTGGCGACCAACGCCTTGGGCCGGGCGCTGTACTCGGACATCTACGACAGCCCGGCCGGGCCGCCCAACCATGCGCGCTTCCTCTTCCTTGACCCGCGCAGCCACGATTTCTATACGGACTGGGAACGTGCCGCCAACGACACCGTGGCCATCATGCGGACCGAAGCCGGCAAGGATCCCTACGACAGGGGGCTCAGTGACTTGGTAGGCGAGCTGTCGACCCGCAGCGAGGAATTCCGGGTCCGATGGGCGTCACACAATGTCCGCCAGCACTACACCGGGAAGAAGCACTTCCGTCACAGGATCGTGGGCGACCTGCATCTGTTGTACGAGGCATTGGATCTGTCCGCCGACGCCGGCTTGACCCTGACCGTCTACAACGCCGAACCCGGCACGGGCACAGCGGACGCGTTGCAACTGCTCGCAAGCTGGGCCGCCACCACGCTGGAGATTCCCCGGGAATCAGCGCCTGCCCGAAACATCCACAACCAGTAA
- a CDS encoding NAD(P)-dependent alcohol dehydrogenase produces MPTANAYAAPSATGDLTLTTIERREVGPNDVHIDIKFAGICHSDIHTVRGDWGPQQYPLAPGHEIAGIVTEVGPEVTKHKVGDRVGVGCMVNSCKECKNCLAGEEQYCLNGNVGTYGAVDRDGTITQGGYSSHVVVNEDFVVTIPDGLDLDVAAPLLCAGITTYSPLHHWGAGPGKKVAVVGLGGLGHMAVKIAHAMGAEVTVLSQSLKKMEDGLQLGADHYYATSDPSTFEQLGGTFDLIINTVSASIDISAYLQLLTLDGTLVNVGAPAEPLPVNVFSLITGRRRFAGSAIGGIRETQEMLNFCAEHGLGAEIEVIPASKINDAYERVLASDVRYRFVIDASTIG; encoded by the coding sequence ATGCCTACCGCTAATGCTTACGCTGCCCCCTCGGCCACGGGCGACCTGACCTTGACTACCATCGAACGTCGTGAGGTGGGCCCCAACGACGTCCACATCGACATCAAGTTCGCCGGCATCTGCCACTCCGACATCCACACCGTTCGCGGCGACTGGGGCCCGCAACAGTATCCGCTGGCTCCCGGCCATGAAATCGCCGGCATCGTCACTGAGGTCGGCCCGGAGGTCACCAAACACAAGGTGGGCGACCGTGTGGGCGTCGGCTGTATGGTCAACTCCTGCAAGGAATGCAAGAACTGCCTGGCCGGAGAAGAGCAGTACTGCCTCAACGGAAATGTGGGCACGTATGGTGCTGTTGACCGCGACGGCACCATCACCCAGGGCGGCTACTCCAGCCACGTGGTGGTGAACGAGGACTTCGTCGTCACCATCCCGGACGGCCTGGACCTCGATGTCGCTGCGCCGCTGCTGTGCGCAGGCATCACCACCTACTCGCCGCTCCACCACTGGGGCGCCGGCCCTGGCAAGAAGGTTGCCGTCGTCGGACTCGGCGGGCTCGGCCATATGGCCGTCAAGATCGCGCACGCCATGGGCGCTGAGGTCACGGTCCTTTCGCAGTCACTGAAGAAGATGGAGGACGGGCTGCAGCTTGGCGCGGACCACTACTACGCCACCAGCGATCCCAGCACCTTCGAGCAGCTCGGCGGTACGTTCGACCTCATCATCAACACGGTCAGCGCCTCCATCGACATCAGTGCGTACCTTCAGTTGCTGACGCTTGATGGAACGTTGGTCAACGTTGGCGCTCCGGCCGAACCACTTCCGGTGAACGTATTCTCGCTGATCACGGGTCGTCGCCGGTTCGCCGGTTCAGCCATTGGCGGCATCCGCGAAACGCAGGAAATGCTGAACTTCTGCGCAGAACACGGATTGGGCGCTGAGATCGAGGTCATCCCGGCCAGCAAGATCAACGATGCGTACGAACGCGTCCTTGCCTCGGACGTCCGCTACCGCTTTGTCATCGACGCCTCCACCATCGGCTAA